A genome region from Anopheles stephensi strain Indian chromosome 2, UCI_ANSTEP_V1.0, whole genome shotgun sequence includes the following:
- the LOC118504512 gene encoding uncharacterized protein LOC118504512 — MELKIVFLVLASLSGVLSSSYNQSEDSEVKRLSRKKRFLLFPPGANILLTSSFGKGLVFRGPAGYVAIGELDLYYPLPDYKYHASALKLGKIAMYPPEPKKPKPPPPPTTKAPEKEDHHHHDGGELTPEEVKTYLKDHPGTYVPPGWGKDRADWNTNNQQYQSGYWAQDRMQNPYGYQYPSNTLNHYLGGYKDGSSSYFGWSERPYDIYRRSLLKQTFDDEDTEEHERSKWLSGESFNISHHSSWEDFHHYRDRRALFSHLEDSIGSITGFHMKECILRSICEAKNMLPPPGRSMAMDIFRVLFSVPLNEALTDDYSNAMREESLDCRARYGNGCPMSLLDLILFGKFET, encoded by the exons ATGGAATTGAAGATAGTTTTTCTTGTGCTAGCCTCCCTTAGTGGTGTACTCTCATCTTCCTACAACCAATCGGAGGATTCAGAGGTAAAACGGCTCTCACGAAAGAAACGGTTTTTGCTGTTTCCACCAGGCGCAAACATTTTG CTAACGTCCTCTTTCGGTAAAGGATTGGTATTCCGAGGTCCTGCCGGCTATGTGGCAATTGGTGAGCTCGATCTATACTATCCACTGCCCGACTACAAGTACCATGCGAGTGCACTCAAGCTGGGCAAGATAGCGATGTATCCACCGGAACCGAAAAAGCCcaaacctccaccaccaccaaccactaAGGCTCCCGAGAAAGaggatcatcatcaccatgaCGGGGGAGAGCTAACACCGGAGGAAGTTAAAACATATCTCAAAGATCATCCGGGAACGTATGTACCGCCGGGCTGGGGTAAAGATCGGGCCGATTGGAACACAAACAACCAGCAGTACCAATCAGGCTATTGGGCGCAAGATCGCATGCAGAATCCGTACGGCTACCAATATCCATCGAACACATTGAACCATTATTTGGGTGGCTATAAAGACGGATCGTCTAGTTACTTCGGATGGAGCGAACGTCCTTACGATATCTACCGGAGATCACTGCTCAAGCAGACGTTCGACGATGAAGACACAGAAGAACACGAACGCAGCAAGTGGCTCAGTGGAGAGTCGTTCAACATTAGCCATCACAGTAGCTGGGAAGACTTCCATCACTATCGGGACCGGCGAGCACTGTTCAGTCATTTGGAGGATAGTATTGGCTCAAT CACCGGCTTTCACATGAAGGAGTGCATTCTGAGAAGCATTTGCGAGGCTAAGAACATGCTGCCTCCTCCAGGACGTTCGATGGCGATGGACATCTTCCGTGTTTTGTTTAGTGTTCCACTAAATGAAGCGTTAACCGACGACTACAGCAATGCGATGCGCGAAGAAAGCCTCGACTGTAGGGCACGGTACGGAAATGGATGTCCAATGAGTCTACTCGACCTGATTCTTTTCGGAAAGTTTGAAACATAA
- the LOC118504511 gene encoding uncharacterized protein LOC118504511: MRLEQLVGIFMMVTVGRTTLITSDDFNRTSAIDQRQQQPVDQWRDTEHGKVLSRRKRFIVFPEGSSFSVAVCMTIGLYGNPNYQFVSWALNWGIAYNLPNQTVSFQKEMTEPKPMVQRRFRRDLYQKLEVIMDSMGYTGRDCILRALCESSQYFGGKGRNMVAEMLRTLFSYPKQKVLSFEHADHRLYDEAHRKGRNMAPCQSLYGNCQFSLLELALGKYSTPYGFM; encoded by the exons ATGCGGTTGGAGCAGTTGGTTGGCATTTTTATGATGGTGACCGTCGGTCGGACGACACTCATCACATCTGATGACTTTAATAGAACCAGCGCGATAGatcagcggcagcagcaaccggtCGACCAGTGGCGGGACACAGAACATGGGAAGGTGCTTTCGAGAAGGAAGCGATTTATCGTGTTTCCGGAAGGTTCCAGCTTTTCC GTGGCTGTTTGCATGACGATCGGTTTGTACGGCAATCCAAACTATCAGTTCGTCAGCTGGGCACTCAACTGGGGCATTGCGTACAACTTGCCAAATCAAACGGTTAGCTTCCAGAAAGAGATGACCGAACCGAAGCCGATGGTACAGCGGCGCTTTCGGCGTGATCTCTACCAGAAGCTGGAGGTGATCATGGACAGTATGGGGTACACTGGACGGGACTGTATACTGAGGGCGCTCTGCGAAAGCTCCCAGTACTTCGGTGGCAAGGGGCGCAACATGGTGGCAGAAATGCTGCGGACATTGTTTAGCTATCCGAAGCAGAAGGTGCTTTCGTTCGAGCATGCCGACCACAGGCTGTACGATGAGGCCCACCGGAAGGGCAGAAACATGGCACCGTGCCAATCGCTGTACGGTAACTGTCAGTTCTCGTTACTGGAGCTAGCGCTTGGCAAATATTCTACACCGTACGGATTTATGTGA
- the LOC118504513 gene encoding uncharacterized protein LOC118504513: MSRRANSVTSERKPILSTTFASQSKMFLTANCKKWYCWHQTNLPAVFVLWCLGALLCLKCSHVYAQDAIVQQEHDTSGGTSVPQRILSRKRRFLTFPEGSSFQVVYDQTIPMIGVERLFTIGITVALAYELPSITINQIEQMLQENAADGYIFPKVDQNANDTVLVDSKNSVTPARKNIFDYYNQTPAQRQPGVGGSPANRINYYTAPDRRYDKFDRYGQRLPQWNQYIGSNRFPQPPYADPARNDFGSIVNRYLQGWIRRHPPNYPIGKKRFYPVFGKRSIREETAPLDRHFLNQHRVTRHALYERIEKFLTAKGKHGHHCVLRALCESGQRSNDSEPDTFLKEILRAIFSLPSTHETPTHHKHRIYDEAHAHTGNCSETYSYCEDSFWSSNFVF; the protein is encoded by the exons ATGAGCCGGCGAGCAAACAGTGTGACTAGCGAACGGAAACCAATATTAAGTACAACCTTTGCATCGCAGAGCAAAATGTTTCTCACAGCGAATTGTAAGAAATGGTATTGCTGGCACCAAACTAATCTGCCCGCAGTGTTCGTGCTCTGGTGTCTGGGTGCGTTGCTGTGTTTAAAATGCTCGCATGTTTATGCGCAGGATGCTATCGTGCAACAGGAGCATGACACGAGCGGAGGGACTTCCGTGCCGCAAAGGATTCTGTCGAGAAAGAGACGGTTCCTGACGTTCCCGGAGGGTAGTTCCTTTCAAGTGG TATACGATCAAACCATTCCCATGATCGGTGTCGAGCGGCTTTTCACCATCGGCATTACGGTTGCGCTTGCCTACGAGCTGCccagcatcaccatcaaccAGATCGAGCAGATGTTGCAGGAGAATGCGGCCGACGGGTACATCTTTCCCAAGGTGGATCAAAACGCCAACGACACCGTCCTGGTCGACAGCAAAAACTCCGTCACACCGgcaaggaaaaacattttcgaCTATTACAACCAAACACCAGCCCAACGGCAACCGGGCGTCGGTGGGAGTCCGGCTAACCGCATCAATTACTACACCGCACCCGATCGACGGTACGATAAGTTTGATCGATACGGTCAACGTCTTCCCCAGTGGAATCAGTACATCGGCTCGAATCGGTTTCCCCAACCACCGTACGCCGATCCGGCGCGTAATGATTTCGGCAGCATCGTTAACAG GTATCTTCAAGGATGGATCCGACGTCACCCACCGAACTATCCGATAGGGAAAAAGCGCTTCTATCCAGTGTTTGGAAAGCGCAGCATTCGCGAAGAAACTGCGCCGCTTGATCGCCACTTTCTCAATCAGCATCGTGTGACGCGTCATGCCCTGTACGAGCGAATAGAAAAGTTCCTAACGGC GAAGGGAAAGCATGGACATCACTGCGTGCTGCGGGCACTGTGTGAGAGCGGACAGCGCAGCAACGACAGTGAACCGGACACATTTTTAAAGGAAATTCTTAGAGCGATATTCAG CCTTCCGTCAACGCACGAAACGCCAACGCACCATAAGCATCGCATCTACGACGAAGCACACGCTCACACCGGAAACTGCTCGGAAACCTATTCGTACTGTGAGGATAGCTTTTGGTCATCGAATTTCGTGTTCTAG